The Methanofervidicoccus abyssi genome includes the window ATAAAACCTTTCAGTTTTAGCTTCAGCATGTTTTATGTTCAACTTTCGATTTAAAACAATCATTGTTCGAAATTTAAGTAATCGAAAATCATTTAAGCACTCGGAAATATTGAATATACCTGACAAAGCCCGACGTGACGAGCCAACTACTCAAAAATTACGATATAACCCTCGGGAAGATCTACTACATCAGCGAGGTTCTCAACGGTGGCGTTGAGGGAAAATGGCAGGCCGGTGTTGAGTTCATCGGCGGAGATTCGTTCTCATGGGTGTTGAGGTTCTAAGCGTTCTAATAACAGCCCTTGAAAGCCTCGGCATCGAGGAGTTCTATATCGACATCGGAAGCCTCGAGGTCTGGAGACTAACCACAAAGGACATTCCCGAGTTCGGAGAAACCATCTGCCGGGCACTCGAAAGGAGGAACTTCGGCCTGATAGAAGGCCTTCCAATAAACGAAGAGAAAAAAGAAGAACTCATGTATTTTCTTTATTTGGGATTCTTAAGGTTGTCCTTTAGTATAAAATAGTTTTTTTATACTTATAATTTTCAAAATTACTAAACAATATCAGGTATCACTATCTTTATACTATCT containing:
- a CDS encoding ATP phosphoribosyltransferase regulatory subunit, with amino-acid sequence MGVEVLSVLITALESLGIEEFYIDIGSLEVWRLTTKDIPEFGETICRALERRNFGLIEGLPINEEKKEELMYFLYLGFLRLSFSIK